The following is a genomic window from Ardenticatenales bacterium.
TTTCAGGAGCGACGGGCGGCGATTGAGGCGTATTTGTATGGACATGCCCAGGCGATGCTGCAGATGGGCACGACGCGCTCGCTGTTGTTGAGTATCAACAGAGAGTTGGGCAATAGTATTGAGGCGGCTTTGCGTCTGGGGGATATGGCGCTTTTGTCATCGGACATCGACTGGATTCAGGGTTTTCTGACGGGGGCGGCGTATGGAATGCCGGCACAAATCCTACCCCACTACCTCTCCCTCTATCTCCAGGCGGCAACAGCCACCCTCGATAAACGGGGTGAGCCGCTCCTGGACTGGTTACGCCAGGCCAGTGGATAGGTCCTCAGTTTTCAACAGCAAGTACGGACATCGACAATCCGCTCAACCACGGGCGCGACAGCCTCGCGCGCTTGCGCTTCGCTAATTCCCGTCACCTTGAACGTCACGATCCGGTTGGTTGTATCCTCGCCCGCGAATTGTCCGAAAGCGATAAAGCTGCCGCCCACATTGGCGATTGCCTGCGTGAGTTGACCCAATGCGCCTGGATGATCCGGCACGACGACGGTCACGCGCACCCCATTTTCACGTGCGCCCATCAATTCCAACAGAATTTTGAACAGGTCCGTCTCCGTGATCAACCCCACCACGCCCCCATCCGCCATGACGGGTAGGCCGCCAATTTTGTTG
Proteins encoded in this region:
- a CDS encoding CBS domain-containing protein — its product is MLVKERMSHPVISVKPDVPIMEALRLMQRERIRRMPVIQDGKMIGIVSDKDLMHAAPSDATSLSVWEINYLISQIRVRDVMTKDVFSVHEDTPIEEAARIMADNKIGGLPVMADGGVVGLITETDLFKILLELMGARENGVRVTVVVPDHPGALGQLTQAIANVGGSFIAFGQFAGEDTTNRIVTFKVTGISEAQAREAVAPVVERIVDVRTCC